A single window of Sneathiella limimaris DNA harbors:
- a CDS encoding DUF1127 domain-containing protein has translation MSVQATNYTKPASPAAGTFRTYFGKLTNTLVQKYRTYRTATELYALTDSELKDIGLTRGEIARVASRTHF, from the coding sequence ATGTCAGTACAAGCAACAAATTACACAAAACCAGCAAGCCCTGCCGCAGGGACTTTCCGCACCTATTTCGGTAAACTTACAAATACACTTGTTCAGAAATACCGGACATACAGAACTGCAACGGAGCTTTATGCCCTCACCGATTCCGAGCTCAAAGATATCGGTTTGACACGTGGCGAAATTGCCCGCGTTGCCAGTCGCACACACTTTTAA
- a CDS encoding TetR/AcrR family transcriptional regulator, producing the protein MSRPLDKKQQILQAAAEEFQKAGYLGASMDQIAATANVSKRTVYNHFESKQALFRAILDWVLSKLKEAVAVTFNPSKPLKGQLLDLARAECKFLQSEEYMRLLRLVIGETIRDPDLAEYLADNSNQISVFDDFMQAASIAGALNTDDYQEVSHQFVSLIKYRAFWPYMMSGQVITDEEMENIAFNSAETIFARYGNTSL; encoded by the coding sequence ATGTCCAGACCACTCGATAAAAAACAGCAGATCCTGCAAGCCGCGGCAGAAGAGTTCCAAAAAGCTGGCTATCTAGGCGCCAGCATGGACCAGATCGCCGCCACGGCAAATGTATCAAAAAGGACCGTTTACAATCACTTTGAGAGTAAACAGGCGCTGTTTCGTGCGATTCTGGACTGGGTCCTTTCCAAACTTAAAGAAGCTGTTGCTGTTACGTTTAATCCCAGCAAACCTTTGAAGGGCCAACTCTTGGACCTTGCTCGTGCAGAATGTAAATTTCTCCAATCTGAGGAATATATGAGGCTTCTTCGGCTCGTCATTGGCGAAACCATTCGGGATCCGGATCTTGCCGAATATCTGGCTGACAATTCAAACCAGATCTCGGTATTTGATGATTTTATGCAAGCAGCGTCTATAGCAGGGGCGTTAAACACCGATGATTATCAGGAAGTTAGCCATCAGTTTGTCTCCCTGATCAAATATCGGGCGTTTTGGCCTTACATGATGTCAGGCCAGGTTATCACAGACGAAGAGATGGAGAATATCGCCTTCAACAGCGCGGAAACCATCTTCGCACGCTATGGCAATACATCGCTCTAG
- a CDS encoding gamma-glutamylcyclotransferase, giving the protein MRKYDLVLEPDLPPVDYPLPDLPKGEDLWIFGYGSLMWRPGFEHTGVEDACLYGFHRAFCVSSVVHRGTRDNPGLVLGLDRGGSCRGKAIRCPEAIREPVVDYLYRREMVTSVYIPRMVTLKLLGSQEKVRGLTFVADPKHEQYSSGHSIEEAAAIIGRASGRGGPNVDYLKSTLDHLDEFGIKDGPLHAIMEAIGRNR; this is encoded by the coding sequence ATGAGAAAATACGACCTTGTTTTAGAGCCGGACTTGCCGCCGGTGGATTATCCGTTACCCGATCTTCCCAAGGGTGAGGATTTGTGGATTTTTGGGTATGGGTCCCTAATGTGGCGGCCGGGCTTTGAACACACAGGTGTTGAGGATGCCTGTCTTTATGGGTTTCACCGGGCATTTTGTGTGTCTTCAGTTGTCCATCGCGGTACGCGGGATAATCCGGGTCTTGTCCTGGGCCTGGACCGGGGTGGGTCTTGCCGTGGGAAGGCGATCCGTTGCCCTGAAGCCATTCGGGAACCGGTTGTTGATTATCTCTATCGCCGGGAAATGGTAACGAGTGTTTATATCCCGAGAATGGTCACATTGAAGTTGTTGGGCAGTCAGGAAAAAGTCCGGGGGCTGACATTTGTGGCTGACCCCAAGCATGAACAATATTCATCGGGTCATTCGATTGAAGAAGCTGCGGCGATTATTGGGAGGGCATCGGGAAGGGGCGGTCCTAATGTGGATTACCTCAAAAGCACCCTGGATCATCTAGATGAATTTGGGATCAAGGACGGCCCCTTGCACGCAATCATGGAGGCTATTGGCCGGAACAGGTAG